One Streptomyces sp. CNQ-509 DNA window includes the following coding sequences:
- a CDS encoding DUF4190 domain-containing protein, producing MDTDRRDDAAGRGALRVETGREAADPAGVPAAAGTEAGGDAAAPADAGADGSAGAGADLGAPAQQDPEGDRGAGVTDGQAAGPADPAAGGGKDLPAAPGADLLPSPDGGPPVPLAPGWQRPRPGPGPGPYGPKPYLPGPYAWVPPAGPRNGSGVAAMILGVVGAVLSFTLLLSPLAVILGGLAIGFGIVTLRRVRRGEARNRGSGLSGIWLGGVAAVVGIGMSILLVVLAVDWFAPVSPETDSAVEAGETVTYDDGLEVTLDARRTGGDLLQVRVRIDNRTGEMVALASSEVNAYPIGSDGGNLEQAFGDALPLTLGEDRSVTAVYHFVLEDGPDDIEFEVSPGGPYEYAYWWTDFDGTGDEQSA from the coding sequence ATGGATACGGACCGGCGGGACGACGCGGCGGGGCGAGGTGCGCTCCGCGTGGAGACGGGCCGGGAGGCGGCGGATCCCGCCGGGGTGCCCGCCGCGGCGGGCACGGAGGCGGGCGGGGACGCGGCCGCGCCTGCGGACGCCGGTGCGGACGGTTCCGCCGGCGCCGGTGCGGACCTCGGTGCGCCTGCGCAGCAGGACCCGGAGGGGGACCGGGGCGCGGGGGTGACGGACGGTCAGGCCGCCGGCCCCGCGGACCCCGCGGCCGGCGGAGGGAAGGACCTCCCGGCGGCCCCGGGCGCCGACCTGCTCCCCTCGCCCGACGGCGGTCCGCCCGTGCCCCTCGCGCCCGGGTGGCAGCGGCCGCGGCCGGGTCCCGGCCCCGGTCCGTACGGCCCGAAGCCCTACCTCCCCGGGCCCTACGCCTGGGTGCCGCCCGCCGGGCCGCGCAACGGCTCCGGGGTCGCGGCGATGATCCTCGGCGTCGTCGGCGCCGTGCTCTCCTTCACGCTCCTCCTCAGCCCGCTCGCCGTCATCCTCGGCGGCCTCGCCATCGGGTTCGGCATCGTCACCCTCCGCCGGGTGCGGCGCGGCGAGGCGCGCAACAGGGGGTCGGGTCTGTCGGGCATCTGGCTCGGTGGTGTGGCGGCGGTCGTCGGTATCGGCATGAGCATCCTGCTCGTCGTCCTGGCGGTCGACTGGTTCGCCCCCGTCTCGCCCGAGACGGACAGCGCGGTCGAGGCCGGCGAGACCGTCACGTACGACGACGGCCTGGAGGTGACCCTCGACGCGCGTCGCACCGGGGGCGACCTGCTCCAGGTGCGCGTGCGGATCGACAACCGCACCGGCGAGATGGTGGCCCTGGCGAGCAGCGAGGTGAACGCGTACCCCATCGGCTCCGACGGAGGGAACCTGGAGCAGGCGTTCGGTGACGCCCTGCCCCTGACCCTCGGCGAGGACCGGTCCGTCACGGCCGTCTACCACTTCGTACTGGAAGACGGGCCGGACGACATCGAGTTCGAGGTCTCGCCGGGCGGGCCGTACGAGTACGCGTACTGGTGGACGGACTTCGACGGCACTGGCGACGAACAGTCCGCCTGA
- a CDS encoding phosphatase PAP2 family protein: MRQAVRVRRAPRRPAARGAERAQEPAQKQARAQGLEPAQAPPLRRWAVAAWAVLGCAVLYGLLAWQVAVDGPVRELDERTGPALSRHAPPGAELLADLGGVGVALPVLAAAMLYAVWRTPVRAGAAPGGAGCTATAPARHGPLRPLDRLHPLRLLHPLHRRVPAAVQVPLLAGAAAFAVLPAVVLPLKSAQARPGPKGPLADDYAGFFPSGHSTTAAVAYGAVVLLLLPLLRSRTARRLLAAAAGAVVLGVGAGLVWREYHWPLDVVAGWCVAGVLLAGCRYGAARLTAYAAARVVPRPPDHPRRP, from the coding sequence GTGAGGCAGGCGGTACGGGTACGGCGCGCCCCGCGCCGGCCGGCGGCGCGGGGTGCGGAACGGGCACAGGAGCCGGCGCAGAAGCAGGCGCGAGCGCAGGGGCTGGAGCCGGCGCAGGCGCCGCCGCTACGGCGGTGGGCGGTCGCGGCGTGGGCCGTCCTCGGCTGCGCCGTGCTGTACGGGCTGCTGGCCTGGCAGGTCGCGGTGGACGGGCCGGTGCGCGAGCTGGACGAGCGCACCGGCCCCGCGCTGTCGCGGCACGCCCCGCCGGGCGCGGAGCTCCTGGCCGACCTGGGCGGGGTGGGGGTGGCGCTGCCGGTGCTGGCGGCGGCGATGCTCTACGCGGTGTGGCGCACGCCGGTACGGGCCGGGGCGGCGCCCGGCGGCGCGGGATGTACCGCGACCGCCCCCGCGCGCCACGGGCCCCTTCGCCCCCTTGACCGCCTGCACCCCCTTCGTCTCCTGCATCCCCTTCACCGCCGCGTCCCGGCCGCCGTCCAGGTCCCGCTGCTCGCGGGGGCCGCCGCCTTCGCCGTGCTGCCCGCCGTCGTCCTGCCGCTGAAGTCCGCGCAGGCCCGGCCGGGTCCCAAGGGCCCGCTCGCCGACGACTACGCCGGCTTCTTCCCCTCCGGCCACTCCACCACCGCGGCCGTCGCGTACGGCGCCGTCGTGCTGCTCCTGCTGCCCCTGCTCCGCTCCCGCACCGCCCGGCGGCTGCTGGCGGCCGCGGCCGGGGCGGTCGTGCTCGGGGTCGGGGCGGGGCTGGTGTGGCGGGAGTACCACTGGCCGCTGGACGTGGTGGCGGGGTGGTGTGTGGCGGGGGTGCTGCTCGCCGGGTGCCGGTACGGAGCCGCCCGGCTCACGGCGTACGCCGCGGCCCGCGTCGTTCCCCGGCCACCGGACCACCCCCGCCGCCCGTAG
- the gabT gene encoding 4-aminobutyrate--2-oxoglutarate transaminase — protein MTSASATAGAALPQERRLVTPIPGPKSQELMARKNGAVAQGVGTVMPVFAARASGGVVEDVDGNRFIDFGAGIAVTSVGNSAEAVVRRASAQLADFTHTCMMVTPYEGYVEVCEQLAELTPGDHAKKSALFNSGAEAVENAVKIARSYTGRQAVVVFDHGYHGRTNLTMALTAKDMPYKHGFGPFAPEIYRVPVAYPYRWLTGPENCAEEAAAQAVDLITKQVGASSVAAIVIEPILGEGGFIVPAPGFLPRIAQFAKDNGIVFVADEIQSGFCRTGQWFASEAEGVVPDLVTTAKGIAGGLPLAAVTGRAEMMDAPHVGGLGGTYGGNPVACAAALGAIETMRELDLNAKARRIEEIMKARLLELQGKYDAIGDVRGRGAMLAIELVKPGTKDPDPQLTAALAKTCHGEGLLVLTTGTYGNVMRFLPPLVIGEDLLAEGLDILEGALSRNA, from the coding sequence ATGACCAGCGCTTCCGCCACCGCAGGCGCCGCGCTCCCCCAGGAGCGGCGGCTTGTCACCCCGATCCCGGGGCCGAAGTCCCAGGAGCTGATGGCGCGCAAGAACGGCGCCGTGGCGCAGGGCGTGGGCACGGTGATGCCCGTCTTCGCCGCCCGCGCCTCCGGCGGTGTCGTCGAGGACGTCGACGGCAACCGGTTCATCGACTTCGGCGCCGGCATCGCCGTCACCTCCGTCGGCAACAGCGCCGAGGCCGTCGTCCGCCGCGCGTCCGCGCAGTTGGCCGACTTCACGCACACCTGCATGATGGTCACGCCCTACGAGGGCTACGTGGAGGTCTGCGAGCAGCTCGCCGAGCTGACCCCCGGGGACCACGCCAAGAAGTCGGCGCTCTTCAACTCCGGAGCCGAGGCCGTGGAGAACGCCGTCAAGATCGCCCGTTCGTACACCGGCCGCCAGGCCGTCGTCGTCTTCGACCACGGCTACCACGGGCGGACGAACCTCACCATGGCGCTCACCGCCAAGGACATGCCGTACAAGCACGGCTTCGGCCCCTTCGCGCCGGAGATCTACCGCGTGCCCGTCGCCTACCCCTACCGCTGGCTGACCGGCCCCGAGAACTGCGCCGAGGAGGCCGCGGCGCAGGCCGTCGACCTGATCACCAAGCAGGTCGGCGCTTCGAGCGTGGCGGCCATCGTCATCGAGCCGATCCTCGGCGAGGGCGGCTTCATCGTGCCGGCGCCCGGCTTCCTCCCGCGGATCGCGCAGTTCGCGAAGGACAACGGCATCGTCTTCGTCGCCGACGAGATCCAGTCCGGCTTCTGCCGTACGGGCCAGTGGTTCGCCTCCGAGGCGGAGGGCGTCGTCCCCGACCTCGTCACCACCGCCAAGGGCATCGCCGGCGGGCTGCCGCTGGCCGCGGTCACCGGCCGCGCGGAGATGATGGACGCCCCGCACGTCGGCGGTCTCGGCGGCACGTACGGCGGCAACCCGGTGGCGTGCGCCGCCGCGCTCGGCGCCATCGAGACGATGCGCGAGCTGGACCTGAACGCGAAGGCCCGGCGCATCGAGGAGATCATGAAGGCCCGGCTGCTTGAGCTGCAGGGCAAGTACGACGCCATCGGCGACGTCCGCGGCCGGGGTGCGATGCTGGCCATCGAGCTGGTCAAGCCGGGGACGAAGGACCCCGACCCGCAGCTCACGGCGGCGCTGGCCAAGACGTGCCACGGGGAGGGGCTGCTGGTGCTGACCACCGGGACGTACGGGAACGTGATGCGCTTCCTGCCGCCGCTGGTGATCGGCGAGGACCTGCTGGCCGAAGGGCTGGACATTCTGGAAGGGGCGCTCTCGCGGAACGCGTGA
- the sigJ gene encoding RNA polymerase sigma factor SigJ — MPHDDDLARAFEHERPRLLRVAYSTTGSLAEAEDCVQESWLRLRRVPDPGAIRDLRGWLTTVVGRLALDALGSARARRERYVGTWLPEPLVEPAGTVRPADPAEQVTLDESVSMALLVVLDELSPAQRTAFLLHDVFGLPFTQVAEVVGRTPAAVRQLASRARRHVERSRPHEPAPRAEQWRLVRAFAAACQEGDLEGLVRLLDPEVAWRGDGGGLVSSLPGVVRGAEQVARGLVAFGGGRLPPGTMRVVTVNGAAGLVLYGPEGDVSVAAFTVDGGRITAIDVQRNPEKLTSVRFPEG; from the coding sequence GTGCCGCACGACGACGATCTCGCCCGGGCCTTCGAGCACGAGCGGCCCCGGCTGCTGCGGGTCGCGTACTCCACCACCGGCTCCCTCGCCGAGGCCGAGGACTGCGTGCAGGAGTCCTGGCTGCGGCTGCGCCGCGTGCCGGATCCCGGAGCGATACGCGACCTGCGCGGCTGGCTCACCACGGTCGTCGGCCGGCTCGCGCTCGACGCGCTCGGCAGCGCCCGCGCCCGGCGCGAGCGGTACGTGGGCACCTGGCTGCCCGAGCCGCTCGTGGAGCCGGCCGGGACCGTCCGCCCCGCCGACCCGGCGGAGCAGGTGACGCTCGACGAGTCGGTGAGCATGGCGCTGCTCGTCGTGCTGGACGAGCTCTCGCCCGCGCAGCGCACCGCCTTCCTCCTCCACGACGTCTTCGGCCTGCCCTTCACCCAGGTCGCCGAGGTCGTCGGCCGCACCCCGGCCGCCGTGCGCCAACTCGCCTCCCGCGCCCGGCGGCACGTGGAGCGGAGCCGCCCGCACGAGCCCGCGCCGCGGGCGGAGCAGTGGCGGCTGGTGCGCGCGTTCGCCGCCGCCTGCCAGGAGGGAGATCTGGAGGGGCTGGTGCGGCTGCTCGATCCGGAGGTGGCGTGGCGCGGGGACGGCGGCGGGCTGGTCTCGTCGCTGCCGGGGGTGGTGCGGGGCGCGGAGCAGGTGGCGCGCGGGCTGGTCGCGTTCGGCGGCGGGCGGCTGCCGCCCGGCACGATGCGCGTGGTCACCGTCAACGGGGCCGCCGGGCTGGTGCTGTACGGGCCGGAGGGGGACGTGTCGGTGGCGGCGTTCACGGTGGACGGGGGGCGGATCACGGCCATCGACGTGCAGCGCAATCCGGAGAAGCTGACGTCGGTCCGCTTCCCGGAGGGCTAG
- a CDS encoding PucR family transcriptional regulator, whose translation MPTLASLVRHPTLKLSVLTGADELDVAVRWAQTSELIDPVPYLEGGELILTTALKLDVEDAEAMRRYMRRLADAGVVGVGFGVGVNVETVPEALLAAAREARVPLLEVPRTTPFIAISKVVSAAIAADQYRSLTRGFEAQRDLTRAALGAEGPATVVSRLAAHVRGWAALYDTAGEVLAVSPAGAAARAEALKGDVARLRRRPAPASAVVAGVRAEEPADAEPAGPADAGGGGAVAEGTAAEGAVAEGAVAEGAVVEGTPADGAASDGAAGAAPEAAADAPPGRAGDAARGAGHAPDRPARDAAGPAEDRVELQSLGSGRRCCGVLAVGTDGKLGPAERYAVHAAVSLLTLVTERSSAFSAAEQRLGTAVLRLLLAGQPDHARSVAGPLYGGLLDAPVRLLVAEAAAPVAPVGEGEPEPLPEALGELADALDAAAAGSGEAFLAVPDAGRLVVLATDGGAVAEAAVQHAGRVEAAHPGAVGQARGSGAGQGTLPLVAGVSAPAGPAVVTVAYKQAEQALSVARRRGRVLVEHEDVTAGSVVDLLADDAVQAFADGTLRALREHDERGRGDLVASLRAWLSRHGQWDAAAADLGVHRHTLRYRMRRVEEILGRSLDDPDTRMELWLALKA comes from the coding sequence ATGCCCACGCTCGCCTCGCTCGTCCGCCATCCCACCCTCAAGCTCTCCGTCCTCACCGGCGCGGACGAGCTGGACGTGGCCGTGCGCTGGGCGCAGACCAGTGAGTTGATAGACCCCGTGCCGTACCTCGAAGGCGGCGAGCTGATCCTCACGACCGCGCTCAAGCTCGACGTCGAGGACGCCGAGGCCATGCGCCGCTACATGCGGCGGCTCGCGGACGCCGGGGTGGTCGGGGTGGGCTTCGGCGTCGGCGTGAACGTCGAGACCGTGCCGGAGGCGCTGCTCGCGGCGGCCAGGGAGGCGCGGGTGCCGCTGCTGGAGGTGCCGCGGACGACGCCGTTCATCGCCATCTCCAAGGTGGTCTCCGCGGCCATCGCCGCCGACCAGTACCGGTCGCTGACCCGCGGCTTCGAGGCGCAGCGCGACCTGACCAGGGCGGCGCTGGGCGCGGAGGGACCGGCGACGGTCGTCAGCCGGCTCGCGGCGCACGTCCGCGGCTGGGCGGCGCTGTACGACACGGCGGGGGAGGTGCTCGCGGTCTCCCCGGCCGGGGCGGCGGCGCGGGCGGAGGCGCTGAAGGGCGACGTGGCGCGGCTGCGCCGGCGGCCCGCGCCGGCGAGCGCGGTGGTGGCGGGCGTACGGGCCGAGGAGCCGGCGGACGCGGAGCCGGCCGGGCCGGCGGACGCGGGCGGCGGAGGGGCCGTAGCGGAGGGGACGGCGGCGGAAGGAGCAGTGGCGGAAGGAGCGGTGGCGGAAGGAGCGGTGGTGGAAGGGACGCCGGCGGACGGGGCGGCATCGGACGGTGCCGCAGGTGCGGCGCCGGAGGCCGCGGCCGACGCTCCTCCCGGCCGGGCCGGCGATGCCGCCCGTGGGGCGGGCCACGCCCCCGACCGCCCGGCGCGGGACGCCGCCGGACCGGCGGAGGACCGCGTCGAGCTGCAGTCCCTCGGCTCCGGCCGCCGCTGCTGCGGCGTCCTCGCCGTCGGGACCGACGGCAAGCTGGGCCCCGCCGAGCGCTACGCCGTGCACGCCGCCGTCTCCCTCCTCACCCTCGTCACCGAGCGCTCCAGCGCGTTCTCCGCCGCCGAGCAGCGCCTCGGCACCGCCGTGCTGCGGCTGCTCCTCGCCGGCCAGCCCGACCACGCGCGGTCCGTCGCCGGGCCGCTGTACGGAGGGCTGCTGGACGCGCCCGTACGCCTCCTCGTCGCCGAGGCCGCCGCGCCGGTGGCGCCGGTGGGGGAGGGCGAGCCGGAGCCGCTGCCGGAGGCGCTGGGGGAGCTGGCCGACGCGCTGGACGCCGCTGCGGCCGGGTCGGGCGAGGCGTTCCTCGCGGTGCCCGACGCCGGCCGGCTGGTGGTCCTGGCCACGGACGGCGGCGCGGTCGCGGAGGCGGCGGTGCAGCACGCGGGGCGGGTCGAGGCCGCGCACCCGGGTGCGGTGGGGCAGGCCCGCGGGTCCGGCGCGGGGCAGGGGACGCTGCCGCTGGTCGCCGGGGTGTCGGCGCCGGCGGGTCCCGCGGTGGTGACGGTGGCGTACAAGCAGGCCGAGCAGGCGCTGTCGGTGGCGCGGCGGCGCGGCCGGGTGCTGGTGGAGCACGAGGACGTGACGGCGGGCTCGGTGGTGGACCTGCTGGCGGACGACGCCGTGCAGGCGTTCGCGGACGGCACGCTGCGGGCGCTGCGCGAGCACGACGAGCGGGGCCGCGGCGACCTCGTCGCCTCGCTGCGGGCGTGGCTGTCGCGGCACGGGCAGTGGGACGCGGCGGCGGCCGACCTCGGGGTGCACCGGCACACGCTGCGCTACCGGATGCGGCGGGTGGAGGAGATCCTCGGCCGCTCGCTGGACGACCCGGACACGCGGATGGAGCTGTGGCTGGCCCTCAAGGCGTAG
- a CDS encoding phosphatidylserine/phosphatidylglycerophosphate/cardiolipin synthase family protein produces the protein MRRIRAWRPAGVAAVLLSLTATLVSGATAAEHEPTPASASEPPPDAVRPAAVAKPVINGPVFNDPLGTAAQRGAVFTQLIALIDATPAGQTIRGSVFELEDTAVADALIAAQRRGVAVRLIVDDNTRDKGSAAWTSLRGALGTDDTKTSWIVVCDDRFEDPGQDNVQRGCLPVPPPGPAYNHNKFFVFTRVGPFDDGTAYGKVVFQSSSNLNDWYKNESYNDAVTFTDATVHDGYAKFHEDQRRLRHSAAGDSTYYWSTPTGSPYRAFFFPRGDANYGNPATDTIVNALDEVACAYTGTDGKRHQTDIRVAMFQFLGSRKQVAQKLAQKRAQGCWVDVVYSEGDATVEGILDAAGIQRQFCNFPNGPGIDVRTHTKFWLLDGDYNGSITPRVYTGSHNWTGSGLRSADEAMVRITSADYHAKYLSYFYKIRDTCKARTP, from the coding sequence ATGAGACGCATACGCGCCTGGCGGCCCGCGGGCGTGGCCGCCGTCCTGCTCTCGCTCACCGCGACGCTCGTCTCCGGCGCCACCGCCGCCGAGCACGAGCCCACGCCCGCATCCGCATCCGAGCCCCCGCCGGACGCCGTGCGCCCGGCCGCCGTCGCGAAGCCCGTCATCAACGGCCCGGTCTTCAACGACCCGCTCGGCACCGCCGCCCAGCGCGGCGCCGTCTTCACCCAGCTCATCGCCCTCATCGACGCCACCCCCGCCGGCCAGACCATCCGGGGCTCGGTGTTCGAGCTGGAGGACACGGCCGTCGCCGACGCCCTCATAGCCGCCCAGCGCCGCGGGGTCGCGGTCAGGCTGATCGTCGACGACAACACCCGCGACAAGGGCAGCGCCGCCTGGACCTCGCTGCGCGGCGCGCTGGGCACGGACGACACGAAGACGTCGTGGATCGTCGTCTGCGACGACCGGTTCGAGGACCCCGGCCAGGACAACGTGCAGCGCGGCTGCCTCCCGGTCCCGCCGCCGGGGCCCGCGTACAACCACAACAAGTTCTTCGTCTTCACCCGGGTCGGCCCCTTCGACGACGGGACCGCCTACGGCAAGGTCGTCTTCCAGTCGTCCTCCAACCTCAACGACTGGTACAAGAACGAGTCGTACAACGACGCCGTGACCTTCACCGACGCCACCGTCCACGACGGCTACGCGAAGTTCCACGAGGACCAGCGCCGCCTGCGCCACTCGGCGGCCGGCGACAGCACGTACTACTGGTCCACGCCCACGGGCTCCCCCTACCGCGCGTTCTTCTTCCCGCGCGGCGACGCGAACTACGGCAACCCGGCCACCGACACCATCGTCAACGCCCTCGACGAGGTGGCGTGCGCGTACACCGGCACGGACGGCAAGCGGCACCAGACCGACATCCGCGTCGCCATGTTCCAGTTCCTCGGCTCCCGCAAGCAGGTGGCCCAGAAGCTGGCGCAGAAGCGCGCGCAGGGCTGCTGGGTCGACGTCGTCTACAGCGAGGGCGACGCGACGGTCGAGGGCATCCTCGACGCCGCGGGCATCCAGCGGCAGTTCTGCAACTTCCCCAACGGCCCGGGCATCGACGTGCGGACGCACACGAAGTTCTGGCTGCTGGACGGCGACTACAACGGCAGCATCACGCCGCGCGTCTACACCGGCAGCCACAACTGGACGGGATCCGGCCTCCGTTCCGCGGACGAGGCGATGGTACGGATCACGAGCGCGGACTACCACGCGAAGTACCTGTCGTACTTCTACAAGATCCGCGACACCTGCAAGGCCCGTACGCCGTGA
- a CDS encoding aldehyde dehydrogenase family protein, producing the protein MTSTQAFWLAGRQATGEDTLDVTSPWDGRKVGTVSIPTDAQIEEAVAAAHAVKDELAATPAHVRAAALDHVTKQIAARAEEIARLISAENGKPLKWARGEVGRAVSTFRFATEEARRWGSGDGQRLDTDPGGTGRLAFTRRFPYGPVLGIAPFNFPLNLCAHKVAPALAVGAPIILKPAPATPLSGLLLGELLAETDLPAGSWSVLPVPNDRMPALTQDERLPIISFTGSDKVGYDILNSVPGKRVTLELGGNGAAVVLGDYSSDADLDHAAQRIGTFANYQAGQSCISVQRVIADASVYDRLVPRVVAAVEAQVTGDPADEATDVGPMVSEAAAQRLESWVDEAVGAGARVLTGGKRDGASYAPTVLTDVPGGVRISREEAFGPVVTVQRADDEDAAFAAVNNSKYGLQAGVFTHDVQSAFRAQRKLEVGGVIVGDVPSYRADQMPYGGVKRSGVGREGVRYAMEDYTYEKVMVFTGLDAL; encoded by the coding sequence GTGACTTCCACACAAGCGTTCTGGCTCGCCGGCCGGCAGGCGACCGGCGAGGACACCCTAGACGTCACCTCGCCCTGGGACGGCCGCAAGGTCGGCACGGTGAGCATTCCCACCGACGCCCAGATCGAGGAGGCCGTCGCCGCCGCACACGCGGTGAAGGACGAGCTGGCCGCCACCCCCGCGCACGTGCGCGCCGCGGCGCTCGACCACGTGACCAAGCAGATCGCCGCGCGCGCCGAGGAGATCGCGCGGCTGATCTCCGCCGAGAACGGCAAGCCGCTGAAGTGGGCCCGCGGCGAGGTCGGCCGCGCCGTGTCCACGTTCCGCTTCGCCACCGAGGAAGCCCGCAGGTGGGGCAGCGGCGACGGCCAGCGGCTCGACACCGACCCGGGCGGGACCGGCCGGCTGGCCTTCACCCGGCGCTTCCCGTACGGCCCGGTCCTCGGCATCGCGCCGTTCAACTTCCCGCTGAACCTCTGCGCCCACAAGGTCGCCCCGGCCCTGGCCGTGGGCGCCCCGATCATCCTCAAGCCCGCCCCCGCCACCCCGCTCTCCGGTCTGCTGCTCGGCGAGCTGCTGGCGGAGACCGACCTGCCGGCCGGCAGCTGGAGCGTGCTGCCGGTGCCGAACGACCGGATGCCCGCCCTCACCCAGGACGAGCGGCTGCCGATCATCTCCTTCACCGGCTCGGACAAGGTCGGCTACGACATCCTCAACTCCGTCCCCGGCAAGCGCGTCACCCTGGAGCTGGGCGGCAACGGCGCCGCCGTTGTCCTGGGCGACTACTCCTCGGACGCCGACCTGGACCACGCCGCGCAGCGGATCGGCACGTTCGCCAACTACCAGGCGGGCCAGTCGTGCATCTCCGTCCAGCGGGTGATCGCCGACGCCTCGGTCTACGACCGCCTGGTGCCCAGGGTCGTCGCGGCCGTCGAGGCGCAGGTGACCGGCGACCCCGCGGACGAGGCCACCGACGTCGGCCCGATGGTGAGCGAGGCCGCGGCCCAGCGGCTGGAGTCGTGGGTCGACGAGGCGGTCGGCGCCGGTGCCCGGGTGCTGACGGGCGGCAAGCGGGACGGTGCGTCGTACGCGCCCACGGTGCTGACGGACGTGCCGGGCGGTGTGCGGATCTCCCGCGAGGAGGCGTTCGGGCCGGTCGTGACGGTGCAGCGGGCGGACGACGAGGACGCCGCGTTCGCGGCCGTCAACAACTCGAAGTACGGCCTCCAGGCGGGCGTGTTCACGCACGACGTGCAGAGCGCCTTCCGGGCGCAGCGGAAGCTGGAGGTCGGCGGCGTGATCGTCGGCGACGTCCCGTCGTACCGCGCGGACCAGATGCCGTACGGGGGCGTGAAGCGCTCCGGCGTGGGGCGCGAGGGCGTGCGGTACGCGATGGAGGACTACACCTACGAGAAGGTCATGGTCTTCACAGGGCTCGACGCGCTCTGA